In Opisthocomus hoazin isolate bOpiHoa1 chromosome 3, bOpiHoa1.hap1, whole genome shotgun sequence, a genomic segment contains:
- the TFAP2A gene encoding transcription factor AP-2-alpha isoform X1, whose product MLWKLTDNIKYEECEMLVHSFSAMERHDSTSNGTARLPQLGTVGQSPYTSAPPLSHTPNADFQPPYFPPPYQPIYPQSQDPYSHVNDPYSLNPLHAQPQPQHPGWPGQRQSQETGLLHTHRGLPHQLSGLDPRRDYRRHDDLLHAPHGLGSGLADLPLHSIPHAIEDVPHVEDPGINIPDQTVIKKGPVSLSKSNNNAVSSIPINKDALFGGVVNPNEVFCSVPGRLSLLSSTSKYKVTVAEVQRRLSPPECLNASLLGGVLRRAKSKNGGRSLREKLDKIGLNLPAGRRKAANVTLLTSLVEGEAVHLARDFGYVCETEFPAKAVAEFLNRQHSDPNEQVTRKNMLLATKQICKEFTDLLAQDRSPLGNSRPNPILEPGIQSCLTHFNLISHGFGSPAVCAAVTALQNYLTEALKAMDKMYLSNNPNSHTDNSTKSGDKEEKHRK is encoded by the exons ATGTTAGTGCACAGCTTTTCGGCTATG gagcgcCACGACAGTACCAGCAACGGGACAGCCCGGCTACCCCAGTTGGGGACCGTGGGTCAGTCCCCCTACACCAGCGCCCCGCCGCTCTCCCACACCCCCAACGCCGATTTCCAACCCCCCTACTTCCCCCCCCCTTACCAGCCCATCTACCCCCAGTCTCAGGACCCCTACTCCCACGTCAACGACCCCTACAGCCTCAACCCCCTCCACgcccagccgcagccccagcacccaggatGGCCGGGACAGAGGCAGAGCCAGGAGACGGGGTTGCTCCACACGCACCGGGGTTTGCCCCACCAGCTCTCGGGTCTCGACCCACGCAGGGACTACCGGCGGCACGACGACCTGCTGCACGCCCCGCACGGCCTGGGCTCCGGGCTGGCCGACCTGCCCCTCCACTCCATCCCTCACGCCATCGAGGACGTGCCG CACGTAGAAGACCCCGGTATTAACATCCCAGACCAAACCGTGATTAAGAAAG gcCCCGTGTCCCTCTCCAAGTCTAACAACAACGCCGTCTCCTCCATCCCCATCAACAAGGACGCTCTCTTCGGCGGGGTGGTGAACCCCAACGAGGTCTTCTGCTCGGTGCCGGGCCGCCTCTCGCTGCTCAGCTCCACCTCCAAGTACAAGGTGACGGTGGCGGAAGTGCAGAGACGCCTCTCGCCGCCCGAGTGCCTCAACGCCTCGCTGCTGGGCGGAGTGCTGCGGAG GGCGAAGTCTAAAAATGGAGGGAGATCTCTGAGGGAGAAACTGGACAAAATCGGATTAAACCTGCCGGCAGGGAGGCGTAAAGCTGCCAACGTCACCTTGCTCACCTCGCTGGTGGAGG GCGAAGCAGTACATCTAGCTAGAGATTTTGGGTACGTTTGTGAGACAGAATTTCCTGCCAAAGCAGTAGCTGAATTTCTCAACCGACAACATTCCGATCCAAACGAGCAAGTCACAAGAAAAAACATGCTTCTAGCTACAAA ACAGATCTGTAAAGAGTTCACCGACCTGCTGGCTCAGGACCGATCTCCCCTGGGGAACTCGCGGCCCAACCCCATTTTGGAGCCGGGCATTCAGAGCTGCCTGACCCACTTCAACCTCATCTCGCATGGCTTCGGGAGCCCGGCGGTGTGTGCTGCCGTCACCGCCCTGCAGAACTATCTCACCGAGGCGCTCAAGGCCATGGACAAAATGTACCTCAGCAACAATCCCAACAGCCACACAGACAACAGCACCAAAAGCGGCGACAAAGAGGAGAAGCACCGAAAGTGA
- the TFAP2A gene encoding transcription factor AP-2-alpha isoform X2, producing the protein MKMLWKLTDNIKYEECEERHDSTSNGTARLPQLGTVGQSPYTSAPPLSHTPNADFQPPYFPPPYQPIYPQSQDPYSHVNDPYSLNPLHAQPQPQHPGWPGQRQSQETGLLHTHRGLPHQLSGLDPRRDYRRHDDLLHAPHGLGSGLADLPLHSIPHAIEDVPHVEDPGINIPDQTVIKKGPVSLSKSNNNAVSSIPINKDALFGGVVNPNEVFCSVPGRLSLLSSTSKYKVTVAEVQRRLSPPECLNASLLGGVLRRAKSKNGGRSLREKLDKIGLNLPAGRRKAANVTLLTSLVEGEAVHLARDFGYVCETEFPAKAVAEFLNRQHSDPNEQVTRKNMLLATKQICKEFTDLLAQDRSPLGNSRPNPILEPGIQSCLTHFNLISHGFGSPAVCAAVTALQNYLTEALKAMDKMYLSNNPNSHTDNSTKSGDKEEKHRK; encoded by the exons gagcgcCACGACAGTACCAGCAACGGGACAGCCCGGCTACCCCAGTTGGGGACCGTGGGTCAGTCCCCCTACACCAGCGCCCCGCCGCTCTCCCACACCCCCAACGCCGATTTCCAACCCCCCTACTTCCCCCCCCCTTACCAGCCCATCTACCCCCAGTCTCAGGACCCCTACTCCCACGTCAACGACCCCTACAGCCTCAACCCCCTCCACgcccagccgcagccccagcacccaggatGGCCGGGACAGAGGCAGAGCCAGGAGACGGGGTTGCTCCACACGCACCGGGGTTTGCCCCACCAGCTCTCGGGTCTCGACCCACGCAGGGACTACCGGCGGCACGACGACCTGCTGCACGCCCCGCACGGCCTGGGCTCCGGGCTGGCCGACCTGCCCCTCCACTCCATCCCTCACGCCATCGAGGACGTGCCG CACGTAGAAGACCCCGGTATTAACATCCCAGACCAAACCGTGATTAAGAAAG gcCCCGTGTCCCTCTCCAAGTCTAACAACAACGCCGTCTCCTCCATCCCCATCAACAAGGACGCTCTCTTCGGCGGGGTGGTGAACCCCAACGAGGTCTTCTGCTCGGTGCCGGGCCGCCTCTCGCTGCTCAGCTCCACCTCCAAGTACAAGGTGACGGTGGCGGAAGTGCAGAGACGCCTCTCGCCGCCCGAGTGCCTCAACGCCTCGCTGCTGGGCGGAGTGCTGCGGAG GGCGAAGTCTAAAAATGGAGGGAGATCTCTGAGGGAGAAACTGGACAAAATCGGATTAAACCTGCCGGCAGGGAGGCGTAAAGCTGCCAACGTCACCTTGCTCACCTCGCTGGTGGAGG GCGAAGCAGTACATCTAGCTAGAGATTTTGGGTACGTTTGTGAGACAGAATTTCCTGCCAAAGCAGTAGCTGAATTTCTCAACCGACAACATTCCGATCCAAACGAGCAAGTCACAAGAAAAAACATGCTTCTAGCTACAAA ACAGATCTGTAAAGAGTTCACCGACCTGCTGGCTCAGGACCGATCTCCCCTGGGGAACTCGCGGCCCAACCCCATTTTGGAGCCGGGCATTCAGAGCTGCCTGACCCACTTCAACCTCATCTCGCATGGCTTCGGGAGCCCGGCGGTGTGTGCTGCCGTCACCGCCCTGCAGAACTATCTCACCGAGGCGCTCAAGGCCATGGACAAAATGTACCTCAGCAACAATCCCAACAGCCACACAGACAACAGCACCAAAAGCGGCGACAAAGAGGAGAAGCACCGAAAGTGA
- the TFAP2A gene encoding transcription factor AP-2-alpha isoform X3 — MSVLAKMGDWQERHDSTSNGTARLPQLGTVGQSPYTSAPPLSHTPNADFQPPYFPPPYQPIYPQSQDPYSHVNDPYSLNPLHAQPQPQHPGWPGQRQSQETGLLHTHRGLPHQLSGLDPRRDYRRHDDLLHAPHGLGSGLADLPLHSIPHAIEDVPHVEDPGINIPDQTVIKKGPVSLSKSNNNAVSSIPINKDALFGGVVNPNEVFCSVPGRLSLLSSTSKYKVTVAEVQRRLSPPECLNASLLGGVLRRAKSKNGGRSLREKLDKIGLNLPAGRRKAANVTLLTSLVEGEAVHLARDFGYVCETEFPAKAVAEFLNRQHSDPNEQVTRKNMLLATKQICKEFTDLLAQDRSPLGNSRPNPILEPGIQSCLTHFNLISHGFGSPAVCAAVTALQNYLTEALKAMDKMYLSNNPNSHTDNSTKSGDKEEKHRK; from the exons gagcgcCACGACAGTACCAGCAACGGGACAGCCCGGCTACCCCAGTTGGGGACCGTGGGTCAGTCCCCCTACACCAGCGCCCCGCCGCTCTCCCACACCCCCAACGCCGATTTCCAACCCCCCTACTTCCCCCCCCCTTACCAGCCCATCTACCCCCAGTCTCAGGACCCCTACTCCCACGTCAACGACCCCTACAGCCTCAACCCCCTCCACgcccagccgcagccccagcacccaggatGGCCGGGACAGAGGCAGAGCCAGGAGACGGGGTTGCTCCACACGCACCGGGGTTTGCCCCACCAGCTCTCGGGTCTCGACCCACGCAGGGACTACCGGCGGCACGACGACCTGCTGCACGCCCCGCACGGCCTGGGCTCCGGGCTGGCCGACCTGCCCCTCCACTCCATCCCTCACGCCATCGAGGACGTGCCG CACGTAGAAGACCCCGGTATTAACATCCCAGACCAAACCGTGATTAAGAAAG gcCCCGTGTCCCTCTCCAAGTCTAACAACAACGCCGTCTCCTCCATCCCCATCAACAAGGACGCTCTCTTCGGCGGGGTGGTGAACCCCAACGAGGTCTTCTGCTCGGTGCCGGGCCGCCTCTCGCTGCTCAGCTCCACCTCCAAGTACAAGGTGACGGTGGCGGAAGTGCAGAGACGCCTCTCGCCGCCCGAGTGCCTCAACGCCTCGCTGCTGGGCGGAGTGCTGCGGAG GGCGAAGTCTAAAAATGGAGGGAGATCTCTGAGGGAGAAACTGGACAAAATCGGATTAAACCTGCCGGCAGGGAGGCGTAAAGCTGCCAACGTCACCTTGCTCACCTCGCTGGTGGAGG GCGAAGCAGTACATCTAGCTAGAGATTTTGGGTACGTTTGTGAGACAGAATTTCCTGCCAAAGCAGTAGCTGAATTTCTCAACCGACAACATTCCGATCCAAACGAGCAAGTCACAAGAAAAAACATGCTTCTAGCTACAAA ACAGATCTGTAAAGAGTTCACCGACCTGCTGGCTCAGGACCGATCTCCCCTGGGGAACTCGCGGCCCAACCCCATTTTGGAGCCGGGCATTCAGAGCTGCCTGACCCACTTCAACCTCATCTCGCATGGCTTCGGGAGCCCGGCGGTGTGTGCTGCCGTCACCGCCCTGCAGAACTATCTCACCGAGGCGCTCAAGGCCATGGACAAAATGTACCTCAGCAACAATCCCAACAGCCACACAGACAACAGCACCAAAAGCGGCGACAAAGAGGAGAAGCACCGAAAGTGA